TAAGAAGATGCACCGCGTACACGGCGGCGCAGCAGACGCTGAGCAGGTCGCCGAAATTGAAAGGCTCTCCACCTTTGGGCCAGGAGAGGAGCCCCAATCCCGCGGTGGCCAGCGCCACGGCGGCCCACGCGCCTGCGGGCGGCGACTTCCGCGTCAGAACGACCTGGAACACGGGGGTGAGGACGACGAAGAGGCCCGTGATGAACCCGCTATGGGCGGCGCTTGTGTACAGGAGGCCCAGGGTCTGAAAGGCGTAGCCCGAGAAGAGCGCGACGCCCATGAGGGCGCCCCCCCGGACGGCTTCGGGGGTCAGGGCGCGCAGGCGGCGCAGGAGGAAGGGAGAGAGGATCGCCGCCGCCAGAGTGAATCGGATGGCGAGGAAGGGGAAGACCGGGTAGACGGCCACCGATTCCTTGACCAGGAGGAAGCTCCAGCCCCAGATGGCGGTCACCGCCACGAGAGCCAGCACCGGCAAGCTCCGTCCTCCCATTGACCCGCTCACGGCGCCCCGCCCGGTCGCACCGCGGCCTTTTTCCAGAGCGGGACAGGGTACCTTTTCCTTCTCCCAGGCACCTGCCTGCCTCCATGATGGAAGGGGGCCGTCTCCGCTCGGAGACGGCCCCCCGATTCGCGGTTCGTCCGTATCAGGCGAGGACCCGGCCGATGGTCTCCACGGCCCAGTCGATCTCCTCCTTCGTGATCACGAGGGCGGGCGCGAAGCGGATGACCTGCTCGTGGGTGTCCTTGGCGAGAATTCCCTGCTCCATCATCTTCATGCAGTAGGGACGGGCGGGGCCGGCGGAGTCGCGGATGACCACGCCGATCAGGAGGCCCTTCCCTCGGACCTTCTCGATGCGGGGACTGTTCAGGGCCCGGAGGCGGTCCATGAAATAGGGGCCCAGTTCGGCCGCGCGCTTGTCCAGGGCCTCGTCCCGGAGGACTTCCAGGGCCGCCTTCGAAATGGCCGCGGCCAGGGGGTTGCCTCCGAAGGTGGACCCGTGGTCTCCCGGAGTGAACACGCCCATGACGGGTTCGTCGGCTACGATGGCGGAGACCGGGAAGAGCCCTCCCCCGAGGGCCTTGCCCAGGATCATGATGTCGGGCTTCACGGCCTCCCAGTCGCAGGCGAACCAGCGGCCCGTCCTGCAGAAGCCCGTCTGGACCTCATCCGCCAGCATGAGAACGTTGTTCTTCGAGCAGATCTCGCGGACGACCTTGAGGTAGCCCTCCGGCGGAACCACAACCCCGGCCTCCCCCTGGATGGGCTCCACGAGAAAACCGACGGTGTTGGGCGTGATGGCGGCTTCGAGGGCCCGGGCGTCCCCGTAGGGAATCATGGGGAAACCGGGGGTGTGGGGGCCGAAGCCGTCCCGGGTCTGCTTGTCGGAGGAGAAGCCCACGATGGTGGTGGTGCGGCCGTGGAAATTCTGTTCGCAGACCACGATCTCCTGCTTACCCTCGGGGACGCCCTTCACGTACTGGCCCCACTTGCGCGCCGCCTTGATGGCCGTTTCTACGGCCTCCGCGCCCGTGTTCATGGGGAGGGCCTTCTGGTAACCCGTGATTTCGCAAAGAAGCTTGAGCCAGGGGCCCATCTGGTCGTTGTGAAAGGCCCTGGAGGTGAGCGTGACGCGGTCCGCCTGCGCCTTGAGGGCCTCCACGATTCTGGGATGGCGGTGCCCCTGGTTCACGGCCGAATAGGCGGAGAGGCAGTCGAGGTACTTCCTGCCCTCCACATCCCAGACCCAGCAGCGCTCGGCGCGCTGGATGACAACGGGAAGCGGGTGGTAGTTGTGCGCGCCGTAGCGCTCGTCCACTTCGATGAACTCGTGGGTGGTGCACGTCATGGGGGACCTCCGGAAGCGCGAGGAAACCGGCGAGGCCCCGAGACGGCCGCCCCGGGAACTTCCCGCCGGCGATCAGGGGGTCATGCTAGCAGAAACGACAAGGGAATTCCAGCGGTTACGGGCCGGGGGAGCGCCTCAAACGTGGTTTCTCAGCATGAGTTCCTTGGGCGATGGCTCCAGGTAAGTCTGGCCGCGCAAATAGGCCACGTCGTGGAGGCGGACGTAATGGCGGAAGAGGGTGAGGGGCACGACGAGGGGCACGAGGCCGGCGGCGTAATCCTCGATGACGCCGTGGAGTTCGCGGCGCTCGGCGGGGGAGAGCGTTTCCCGGAAGTACCCGGCCATGTGCTGGAGCACGTTGACGTTTTTCTTGGTCGTCGCCAGGCGAGCCAGGGAGGCCATGAAGGTGCGCGCGTAGTCCCGGGATACCTCCTCGCGGGGCCTCCCCTTGGCGCCGGCCACCAGGCGTCCCAGCTGGGAGTAGCCCTTGGGGTCGTGGGCGAGGAGCAGTAGCTTTTCGGCTGTGTGAAAGGCCACCAGCTTTCCCACGGTCCAGCGTCCCGAAAAGAGGGCCTTCAGGCGGCGGTAGGCAAAGACGCGGACGAAGAAGTTGTCGCGCAGTCGCGGGTCGTTGAGGCGCCCCTCTTCTTCCACGGGAAGAAGGGGATAGGCCCGAAGAAGCTCCTCGGCGAAGAGGCCCCTCCCTTTTCGCTCCGCCATGCCGGTGGCGCCGTAGACTCGCACGCGCTCCATCCCGCAGGAGGGCGAATCCTTCTTGAGGATGTAGCCCGAGAGGTCTTCCCCCGCCAGAGCGGCCACCCGCCGGCGCGCATAGGAGGTCATGGCCTCCGTGTGGTCCGTGCCGCTCTTGGGGGCCACCAGCCGTACGGCCTCCCCGTGCCGTTCCAGGCGGATGCTCTCCCGCGGCGTTCCCATTCCCACTTCCACCTCGGGACAAACGGGAACGTAGGTGACGAAGGGGCCTACCGTGGCGGTGAGGAAAGGGTCGTGCTTGTGGCCGCCGTCGAAGCGGACGTTTCGGCCCAGAAGGCACGTGGAGATTCCCACGCGGATTTCTTCCTTCGGCGGCACCGGCTGGAGTCGGGATTCGGCGTCCACCTTCACCTCCGACGAGGCTTGGTAAGCGAGCGGGAGGGGGAACGAGCGCCGGGCGGCGCCGCACCCCCTCCCATAACCCCACCCGCGGGTCACTCTACCGCGGTTCGGGGTCCATGAAAAGCCCCGCATTGGAAGGCGTATGGTTCCGTGGAAGAATAGGGGCGCGTCCCGGATGAGGGACGGGTGCCGGAGGGGCGCCCGCCGGTCCGAGGGGACCGGAGCGTCAGGAGCCAGGGAGGTCGGCATGGCAGGGGAGACTCCGGAGGAACGCATCCTCGTGACTCTCACCGTGGGGCCCTTGGAAAAGGCGGCCCTCGCGGAGGCGGCCAAGAATCTGGGGATGGAGGAGGCGTTTCGGCGCGCCGTGGCCCCCAAGGGTAAGCGCTTTGCGGTGGCCCTCGAGGAGGAGGAGTGGGAGGAGATCGCCGGGTTGCTCTCGGTGACCTCGAACCGTGCGCGAGACCCGGAGAAGCAGAAGCTCTTGGACGCCCTCATCGAACGGATCGAGGACGCGCTTCTCGTGGACCCGGAGGACGACGAGGAAAGCTGAACCCTGGGTAAGGGAAGAGTCTCCCCGCCGGAGGGGTTCCTATCGCGGAGGGTCGAAGGTGTCCGACGCCCGCGAAGCCATGGCAACGATCGTCAGTCAGGCCCAGGAGGCTATCTGCCGGGCACTGGAGGCCCTGGACGGAGGGCGCTTCCTGCGCGAGGCCTGGGAGCGCCCCGGAGGGGGGGGAGGGGAGAGCCGCGTCCTGGAGGGTGGGGAGGTTCTCGAGAGGGCCGGCGTGAACGTATCCTCGGTCCACGGAACCCTCTCCTCCGCTTCCGCACGGTCCATGGGCGGCGGACGGGACCTGGCACAGGACGATCTCTCCTTCCGGGCCGTGGGCCTCAGCCTGGTGCTTCATCCCCGCAACCCCCACGCGCCCACGGTTCATGCCAACTACCGCTACATCGAACGCGGAGGGGATGGGGAGCCCGGCTCCTGGTGGTTCGGCGGGGGCTCGGACCTCACCCCGTTCGTGCTCTACGAGGAGGACGCGAGGCATTTCCACGGCGCGTTGAAGGGGGCTTGCGATCGCCACGACCGCGGCTTCTACCCCCGCTTCAAACGCGCCTGCGACGAGTATTTCTACCTGCCCCACCGGGGGGAAGCCCGGGGCCTGGGGGGGATTTTCTTCGACGACCTTCGGGACCGGCCCGCGGAGCGTCTGCTCGCCTTCGCGGCCGACTGCGCCGGTGCCTTTCTGGAGTCCTACCTTCCCATCCTCGAGCGCAGGTGTCGGCAACCGCATACGGAGGCGGAGCGGCTTTGGCAACTCCTACGCAGAGGCCGGTACGTGGAGTTCAATCTGCTCCACGACCGGGGCACGCGCTTCGGCCTGGAAACCGGGGGGAGAACGGAGAGCGTCCTCATGTCCCTCCCCCCTGTGGCCCGGTGGGAGACTTGGAAGGAGCCCCCGACTGAAAGCCCCGAGGGACGCCTCATGGAGGTGCTTCGCCGGCCGAGGGAATGGGCCCCCGAAGGGCCTTGAGTCAAGGGAGGGTAGGCGTTCATGGCCGTATTTGAAAAACAGACGCCCATGCCGGTCTCGCCCGAGGATCTCTTCGAATGGCACGCTCGGGAGGGCGCCTTCGAGCGCCTTGTGCCGCCCTGGCAGCGCGTACGCATCCTGTCCCGAACTGGCGGCATCGGCCCCGGAGGGCGGCTGGACCTCGCGGTCCGGAAGGGCCCCCTCTGGCTTCGCTGGCGCGCGGAACACGGCGAGTGGGAGGAAGGCCGCTACTTCACGGACCGCCAGGTAAGCGGGCCCTTTAAGCGATGGGAACATCGGCACGAATGTCTGCCGGACCCAGGCGGCGGCAGCCTCCTTCGCGATCGCCTGACCTACGACCTGCCCTTCGGGATCGCAGGCCGTCTCGCAGGAGGCCCGCTGGTGGCCAGGGACGTGGAGCGGCTCTTCGCCTTCCGCCACCGGCGGACCCGCGAGGATCTCCTCCGCCACGCGGCCTTCGCGGACCGCCCTCGCCTCTCGGTGGCCGTCACGGGCGGTTCCGGACTCGTGGGCGGCGCCCTGTGTGCCTTTCTGTCCTCGGGCGGCCACCGGGTCCTGCGTCTGGTCCGCCGTCCTGCGGGCGAAGGGGAGGCCCGGTGGGACCCGGCGAAAGGGGAGATCGACGCGCCCTCCCTGGAGGGACTCGATGCGGTGGTTCACCTGGCCGGAGAGAACATCGCCTCCGGGCGTTGGACCGCTCGCCGAAAGGCCGCCATCCGGGACAGCCGCGTCGCCGGAACCGGGCTTCTCTGCAGGACCCTCGCCGGCTTGAAGCGAAAGCCCCCGACCCTGATCTGCGCCTCCGCCATCGGCTATTACGGAGACCGCGGGGGGGAAAGCCTCGACGAAACCAGCCCCGCCGGCGAGGGCTTCCTCAGCGAGGTCTGCCGCGAGTGGGAGGCCGCCGCCGATCCCGCCCGGACGGCGGGGATCCGGGTGGTTCACGCCCGGATCGGCGTGGTCCTCAGCGCGGCGGGCGGGGCCCTTCCCAAGATCCTCCCCCCCTTCCGGGCGGGCCTGGGCGGCCCGGTGGGCTCGGGTAGGCAGTACATGAGCTGGATCGCCCTGGACGATCTCGTCGGACTCCTTCACCACCTGCTGTTCTCGGGCCTGGAAGGCCCGGTCCATGCCACGGCTCCCTTGCCCGTGACGAACCGTGACTTCGCTCGGACTCTCGGAACGGTCCTTCACAGGCCGGTCTTGCTTCCCCTGCCCGCTCCCGCCGTGAAGTTGCTCTTCGGCGAAATGGGGGAGGCCCTTCTGCTGAGCGGAGCGAAGGTCCTTCCCAAGCGGGCCGAGAAGGACGGCTTTCGGTTTCGAACCCCGGATCTGGAGACAGCCCTCCGCGAGGAGCTGGGCCTGGACTAGACGCGTCGATCCACCGGGGCTCCTCGAGCGAGAAGCTCCCGCAAGGCCGTGGCAATCCACGAGCGCTCTTCGCTAGAATGGATCCATCCGGATGTGGAGGAGCCATGTCGAAGAGGAGTCACGCAGCCCGGCGCCGCCACAAGGCCATGATTCGCCGCCAGACCCCGCCGGGAGCCCCGCCCGGCACCCTGGTGGCGGACCCGAGCGCCCCCAAACCGCTCCTTCACATCGTCGCATACGGGCCCGACGGGTTCCGCGAGGTCGAGACCGAAGACCCTGAGGCCCTGGCCGCCTACATCGGGAAGTGGCCCGCCCTCTGGGTTCATGTGGAGGGGCTGGGGGACGCCCAGGTTATCGGGCGTCTGGGCTCGCTCTTCAACCTTCACCAACTGGCCCTGGAGGACGTCCTCCACACCCACCAGCGGCCCAAGGTTGAGCAGTATCCGGACAGCGTGTACGTCGTGGTCCGGCCGCTCGTCCTCAACGACCGCCTTGAATCGGAGCAGATGAGCCTATTCCTGGGAAAGGGCTTTGTCGTCTCTTTTCAGGAAAGGCGGGGGGAAGGCCCCGACGACCCCGTGCGGGAGAGAATCCGGTTGGGCGCCGGGCGCATCCGCTCGGAAGGCACCGATTTCCTCGCCTACGCCCTCCTGGATGCCGTAATCGACGGGTGTTTTCCCATCCTCGAGCGTTACTGGGAGAAGCTCGCCGCCTTGGAAGAGAATCTCCTGGTCCAGCCGACGCCAACCCTCGTAGCGCGGATCCATGAATCCA
This Acidobacteriota bacterium DNA region includes the following protein-coding sequences:
- a CDS encoding TIGR01777 family oxidoreductase; this encodes MAVFEKQTPMPVSPEDLFEWHAREGAFERLVPPWQRVRILSRTGGIGPGGRLDLAVRKGPLWLRWRAEHGEWEEGRYFTDRQVSGPFKRWEHRHECLPDPGGGSLLRDRLTYDLPFGIAGRLAGGPLVARDVERLFAFRHRRTREDLLRHAAFADRPRLSVAVTGGSGLVGGALCAFLSSGGHRVLRLVRRPAGEGEARWDPAKGEIDAPSLEGLDAVVHLAGENIASGRWTARRKAAIRDSRVAGTGLLCRTLAGLKRKPPTLICASAIGYYGDRGGESLDETSPAGEGFLSEVCREWEAAADPARTAGIRVVHARIGVVLSAAGGALPKILPPFRAGLGGPVGSGRQYMSWIALDDLVGLLHHLLFSGLEGPVHATAPLPVTNRDFARTLGTVLHRPVLLPLPAPAVKLLFGEMGEALLLSGAKVLPKRAEKDGFRFRTPDLETALREELGLD
- the hemF gene encoding oxygen-dependent coproporphyrinogen oxidase, encoding MATIVSQAQEAICRALEALDGGRFLREAWERPGGGGGESRVLEGGEVLERAGVNVSSVHGTLSSASARSMGGGRDLAQDDLSFRAVGLSLVLHPRNPHAPTVHANYRYIERGGDGEPGSWWFGGGSDLTPFVLYEEDARHFHGALKGACDRHDRGFYPRFKRACDEYFYLPHRGEARGLGGIFFDDLRDRPAERLLAFAADCAGAFLESYLPILERRCRQPHTEAERLWQLLRRGRYVEFNLLHDRGTRFGLETGGRTESVLMSLPPVARWETWKEPPTESPEGRLMEVLRRPREWAPEGP
- the rocD gene encoding ornithine--oxo-acid transaminase produces the protein MTCTTHEFIEVDERYGAHNYHPLPVVIQRAERCWVWDVEGRKYLDCLSAYSAVNQGHRHPRIVEALKAQADRVTLTSRAFHNDQMGPWLKLLCEITGYQKALPMNTGAEAVETAIKAARKWGQYVKGVPEGKQEIVVCEQNFHGRTTTIVGFSSDKQTRDGFGPHTPGFPMIPYGDARALEAAITPNTVGFLVEPIQGEAGVVVPPEGYLKVVREICSKNNVLMLADEVQTGFCRTGRWFACDWEAVKPDIMILGKALGGGLFPVSAIVADEPVMGVFTPGDHGSTFGGNPLAAAISKAALEVLRDEALDKRAAELGPYFMDRLRALNSPRIEKVRGKGLLIGVVIRDSAGPARPYCMKMMEQGILAKDTHEQVIRFAPALVITKEEIDWAVETIGRVLA
- a CDS encoding DUF523 and DUF1722 domain-containing protein, which codes for MDAESRLQPVPPKEEIRVGISTCLLGRNVRFDGGHKHDPFLTATVGPFVTYVPVCPEVEVGMGTPRESIRLERHGEAVRLVAPKSGTDHTEAMTSYARRRVAALAGEDLSGYILKKDSPSCGMERVRVYGATGMAERKGRGLFAEELLRAYPLLPVEEEGRLNDPRLRDNFFVRVFAYRRLKALFSGRWTVGKLVAFHTAEKLLLLAHDPKGYSQLGRLVAGAKGRPREEVSRDYARTFMASLARLATTKKNVNVLQHMAGYFRETLSPAERRELHGVIEDYAAGLVPLVVPLTLFRHYVRLHDVAYLRGQTYLEPSPKELMLRNHV
- the corA gene encoding magnesium/cobalt transporter CorA → MSKRSHAARRRHKAMIRRQTPPGAPPGTLVADPSAPKPLLHIVAYGPDGFREVETEDPEALAAYIGKWPALWVHVEGLGDAQVIGRLGSLFNLHQLALEDVLHTHQRPKVEQYPDSVYVVVRPLVLNDRLESEQMSLFLGKGFVVSFQERRGEGPDDPVRERIRLGAGRIRSEGTDFLAYALLDAVIDGCFPILERYWEKLAALEENLLVQPTPTLVARIHESKRDLLAARRSVWPLRDALSILYREPSPFLGEEVRVYLRDCYDHVIQIIDVVETFREVVLGMTDLYLSSLSNRMNEIMKVLTIISTIFIPLSFIAGLYGMNFDRSASPLNMPELGWKFGYPFALGLMGVTAVALLVFFRWKGWMGGGDRGAPADRPPRGEGD
- a CDS encoding DMT family transporter, whose amino-acid sequence is MLALVAVTAIWGWSFLLVKESVAVYPVFPFLAIRFTLAAAILSPFLLRRLRALTPEAVRGGALMGVALFSGYAFQTLGLLYTSAAHSGFITGLFVVLTPVFQVVLTRKSPPAGAWAAVALATAGLGLLSWPKGGEPFNFGDLLSVCCAAVYAVHLLITSHMARRHDTGVLTLVQVATVAVLGWALSALGSGPLWPIPSPALRGILLTALLATALAYTVQTTFQRHTSAIQTAVIFTMEPVFAGLFAVLLGGEHLGARGLAGGALIVAAMLLGQMAENAARAAERRAAPPGR